One Natrinema longum genomic window carries:
- a CDS encoding CBS domain-containing protein — MNIADIATTEFIEVDVGTRMGKVRSMFENGNPKGIIVTNDGEYEGVISEREVLQSHVEDDAKVAALTKPSRSTPSPKVDRQEDVRETARVLVESNAKVAPVFENGDLWGVITDDAILEAVLENLDTLTVADIYTDDPVTLTEDDGIGKAINLLREHGISRLPILNENGYLSGVVTTHDIADFVIRENHTTTTGDRVGDSQRLLDVPVYDLMTSPVETTTLDATAKEAVEAMLEDDYAGLMVTPEDDDRLVIGVITKTDVLRALTFTEEEHMDVQITNISMLDTITRESIVQDIEGVADKYADMQVMHAHVRFHEHNEKLRGTPLVQCQIRLRTNKDQVAGTGEGYGSENAFRVALDKLERNVLELKGVTSDEEYRGQLLRKLNQI; from the coding sequence ATGAATATCGCTGATATTGCTACCACGGAGTTTATCGAAGTCGATGTTGGAACGCGCATGGGGAAGGTCCGTTCGATGTTCGAGAACGGCAACCCCAAGGGGATCATCGTCACCAACGACGGGGAGTACGAGGGCGTCATCAGCGAGCGAGAGGTCCTCCAGTCCCACGTCGAGGACGACGCCAAGGTGGCGGCGCTCACGAAACCCAGCCGGAGCACGCCCTCGCCCAAGGTCGACCGCCAGGAGGACGTCCGAGAGACCGCACGCGTCCTCGTCGAGAGCAACGCGAAGGTCGCGCCGGTCTTCGAGAACGGCGACCTCTGGGGCGTCATCACCGACGACGCCATCCTCGAGGCCGTCCTCGAGAACCTCGATACGCTGACCGTCGCGGACATCTACACCGACGATCCGGTCACGCTGACCGAGGACGACGGAATCGGGAAGGCGATCAACCTCCTGCGCGAACACGGTATCTCCCGGCTGCCGATTCTCAACGAGAACGGCTACCTCTCGGGGGTCGTGACGACTCACGACATTGCGGACTTCGTCATCCGGGAGAACCACACGACGACGACCGGCGACCGGGTCGGCGACAGCCAGCGCCTGCTCGACGTGCCGGTCTACGACCTCATGACCAGCCCCGTCGAGACGACGACGCTCGACGCGACTGCCAAGGAAGCCGTCGAAGCGATGCTCGAGGACGACTACGCGGGGTTGATGGTCACGCCCGAGGACGACGATCGGCTCGTCATCGGCGTCATCACCAAGACGGACGTCCTGCGCGCGCTGACGTTCACGGAGGAGGAACACATGGACGTTCAGATCACCAACATCTCGATGCTCGACACCATCACCCGTGAATCGATCGTCCAGGACATCGAGGGCGTCGCCGACAAGTACGCCGACATGCAGGTGATGCACGCCCACGTTCGGTTCCACGAGCACAACGAGAAACTCCGTGGCACCCCGCTCGTGCAGTGTCAGATCCGCCTGCGAACCAACAAAGACCAGGTCGCCGGCACCGGCGAAGGCTACGGCTCGGAGAACGCGTTCCGGGTCGCGCTGGACAAACTCGAGCGCAACGTCTTGGAACTCAAAGGCGTCACCAGCGACGAGGAGTACCGCGGCCAGCTCCTGCGGAAGCTCAACCAGATCTAA
- the radB gene encoding DNA repair and recombination protein RadB, with protein sequence MTDEGISTGCGPVDELLGGGFERGTVTQLYGPPAAGKTNLALSAAVETAVDGGTAVYIDTEGVSLDRFQQLLEAAVDGPARDRTGAPRDGEADDVEAVASRIVIEDALDFEEQAEAVRDAEEFAERAELIVLDSATGFYRLERTADGDEGEALRSVTRQVTHLLSLARKHDLAVVLTNQVFADPDSDRTRGLGGNTLEHWTGAVVRLERFRGGKRRATLEKHRSKPAGESVQFRITDAGLEGGDETGRP encoded by the coding sequence GTGACCGACGAGGGGATTTCAACCGGCTGTGGCCCGGTCGACGAGTTGCTCGGTGGCGGGTTCGAACGCGGTACCGTCACGCAGTTGTACGGCCCGCCGGCCGCCGGGAAGACGAATCTCGCGCTGTCGGCCGCCGTCGAGACGGCCGTCGACGGCGGCACGGCGGTCTACATCGATACCGAGGGCGTCTCGCTCGACCGCTTCCAGCAGCTGCTCGAGGCCGCGGTCGACGGACCGGCTCGCGATCGGACCGGGGCACCGCGAGACGGCGAGGCCGACGACGTCGAGGCCGTCGCCTCGCGGATCGTCATCGAGGACGCGCTGGATTTCGAGGAACAGGCCGAGGCCGTCCGCGACGCCGAGGAGTTCGCCGAGCGCGCCGAACTCATCGTCCTCGACAGCGCGACCGGCTTCTATCGCCTCGAGCGAACGGCCGACGGCGACGAGGGCGAGGCACTGCGCAGCGTCACCAGACAGGTGACGCATCTCCTCTCACTGGCCCGAAAACACGACCTCGCGGTCGTCCTGACGAACCAGGTCTTCGCCGATCCCGACTCCGACCGGACCCGCGGGCTGGGTGGCAATACCTTGGAACACTGGACCGGAGCCGTCGTCCGCCTCGAACGGTTTCGCGGTGGCAAACGACGTGCGACCCTCGAGAAACACCGCTCGAAACCCGCCGGTGAATCGGTCCAGTTCCGAATCACGGATGCGGGACTCGAGGGCGGAGACGAGACGGGGCGGCCCTGA
- the larC gene encoding nickel pincer cofactor biosynthesis protein LarC, with translation MRILAFDGHMGASGDMILATLLDAGGDPDVLEPVTDRLDVEYRIDEADKSGIAATAVDVLLTDTASPADDDHGHDTAHDDSDPDHGDPDHDGHGPHDGHTHDHGHDDSHAEGHGPHRSYLEVREIVADMDLEPAVERDALAIFELLGEAEASVHGEDLEEIHFHEVGADDAIADVVGAAALLHDLEPDRVVTTPLATGGGTVSMSHGEYPVPTPAVVEIAQRADWSLRGGPVDAELLTPTGAAILGHVAEGVDSVPALSVDAAGYGAGGYDLDPHPNVLRVLVGDGNGRGELVKDDIAVLETNLDDAPPEVLGGLQETLTAAGARDVSILPATMKKSRPGHLVKVICKPADRERVARKLADETGTLGVRDAGVTHRWIANRQFETASLEIDGDEYAVSVKIASDADGEVYDVSAEYDDALAVAGQTSLPVRAVMERAEAAVRAEHGTE, from the coding sequence ATGCGTATTCTCGCCTTCGACGGCCACATGGGAGCCAGCGGCGACATGATCCTCGCCACGCTCCTCGATGCCGGCGGCGACCCCGACGTCCTCGAGCCCGTCACCGACCGACTCGACGTAGAGTACCGGATCGACGAGGCCGACAAGAGCGGTATCGCCGCGACGGCGGTCGACGTGCTCCTGACGGACACGGCGTCCCCTGCCGACGACGATCACGGCCACGACACCGCCCACGACGATTCGGACCCCGATCACGGCGACCCGGATCACGACGGCCACGGCCCACACGACGGCCACACGCACGACCACGGACACGACGACAGCCACGCCGAAGGCCACGGCCCCCATCGCAGCTATCTCGAGGTCCGCGAGATCGTCGCCGACATGGACCTCGAGCCGGCGGTCGAACGCGACGCCCTCGCGATCTTCGAGTTGCTCGGCGAGGCGGAAGCAAGCGTTCACGGCGAGGATCTCGAGGAGATCCACTTCCACGAGGTCGGGGCCGACGACGCGATCGCGGACGTGGTCGGTGCCGCGGCCTTGCTCCACGACCTCGAACCCGACCGCGTCGTGACGACGCCGCTGGCGACCGGCGGCGGAACGGTCTCGATGAGCCACGGCGAGTATCCCGTGCCGACGCCGGCAGTCGTCGAAATCGCACAGCGGGCCGACTGGTCGCTTCGCGGCGGGCCCGTCGACGCGGAACTCCTCACCCCGACCGGCGCGGCGATCCTGGGCCACGTCGCCGAGGGCGTCGATTCGGTGCCCGCCCTCTCGGTCGACGCCGCGGGGTATGGCGCGGGCGGCTACGACCTCGATCCGCACCCGAACGTGCTTCGGGTGCTGGTCGGCGACGGTAACGGCCGGGGCGAACTCGTCAAAGACGACATCGCGGTCCTCGAGACGAACCTCGACGACGCACCGCCCGAAGTACTGGGCGGGCTCCAGGAAACGCTCACTGCCGCGGGCGCACGCGACGTCTCGATCCTCCCCGCGACGATGAAGAAGTCCCGACCCGGCCATCTGGTGAAGGTCATTTGCAAGCCCGCGGATCGGGAGCGCGTCGCCCGGAAACTGGCCGACGAGACCGGCACGCTCGGCGTTCGGGATGCGGGAGTCACCCACCGATGGATCGCGAATCGGCAGTTCGAGACGGCCTCCCTCGAGATCGACGGCGACGAGTACGCGGTCAGCGTCAAGATCGCGAGCGACGCCGACGGCGAGGTCTACGACGTCAGCGCGGAGTACGACGACGCGCTGGCAGTCGCGGGCCAGACCTCCCTCCCGGTTCGAGCCGTGATGGAGCGAGCGGAAGCGGCCGTCCGAGCCGAGCACGGGACCGAGTAG
- a CDS encoding CDC48 family AAA ATPase, with amino-acid sequence MNEVQLEVAKAYPNDSGRGIARLDPDTLLHLKLSPGDIIEIEGADTTAAKVWRADRQDWNTDTVRIDGFTRQNADVGIGERVTIRKAEATKAEKLVLAPPEEASVQFGSDAAGMVKRQILKRPVVGRDIVPVMSSTNHPFMRSPGQAIPLIAVETEPEGVVLVTEDTDVELREEPISGFEKTGGGITYEDIGGLQGEIQRVREMVELPMKHPQIFKKLGIEPPQGVLLHGPPGTGKTLLAKAVANETSASFFSIAGPEIISKYYGESEQQLREIFEDATEESPSIIFIDELDSIAPKREDVTGEVERRVVAQLLTMMDGLESRGQVIVIAATNRVDSVDPALRRPGRFDREIEIGVPDETGREEILQIHTRGMPLSDDVSLGHLADETHGFVGADIESLTKEAAMKALRRYLPEIDLDEEDIPPSLIDRMIVKREDFRGALNEVEPSAMREVLVELPKISWEDVGGLQDAKDQVQESVEWPLSTPERFERLGIDPPAGVLLYGPPGTGKTLMAKAVANETNANFISVRGPQLLSKWVGESEKAIRQTFRKARQVSPTVIFFDELDALAPGRGGEVGSNVSERVVNQLLTELDGLEEMGNVMVIGATNRPDMIDPALLRSGRFDRLVMIGEPDVDGRERILEIHTEDTPLAADVTLREIAEITDGYVGSDLESIAREAAIEALREDEDADIVEMRHFRQAMENVRPTITDDILDYYEQIEEEFQGGTSGPDPTGRRGSRIGFQ; translated from the coding sequence ATGAACGAAGTCCAATTGGAGGTTGCGAAGGCGTACCCGAACGACTCGGGTCGTGGTATCGCCCGACTCGACCCGGACACGCTGTTGCATCTGAAGCTCAGTCCGGGCGACATCATCGAGATCGAGGGTGCGGATACGACTGCGGCGAAGGTCTGGCGTGCGGATCGGCAAGACTGGAACACGGATACCGTCCGTATCGACGGCTTCACCCGTCAGAACGCCGACGTCGGTATCGGCGAGCGGGTAACGATCCGGAAGGCCGAAGCGACGAAAGCCGAGAAGTTGGTGCTCGCACCGCCCGAGGAGGCGTCGGTCCAGTTTGGGTCCGACGCTGCGGGCATGGTGAAACGCCAGATCCTCAAGCGCCCGGTCGTCGGTCGCGACATCGTCCCGGTGATGTCCTCGACGAATCATCCGTTCATGCGGTCGCCGGGGCAAGCGATCCCGCTGATCGCCGTCGAGACCGAACCCGAAGGCGTCGTCCTCGTCACCGAAGACACCGACGTCGAACTCCGGGAGGAGCCGATCTCGGGCTTCGAGAAGACCGGCGGCGGGATCACCTACGAGGACATCGGCGGCCTGCAAGGCGAGATCCAGCGGGTCCGGGAGATGGTCGAACTCCCGATGAAGCACCCGCAGATCTTCAAGAAACTCGGTATCGAGCCGCCACAGGGCGTCCTCCTGCATGGCCCGCCGGGCACCGGGAAGACCTTGCTCGCCAAGGCCGTCGCCAACGAGACCTCCGCCAGTTTCTTCTCTATCGCCGGTCCGGAGATCATCTCGAAGTACTACGGCGAATCCGAACAACAACTCAGGGAGATCTTCGAGGACGCGACCGAGGAGTCGCCGTCGATCATCTTCATCGACGAACTCGACTCCATCGCCCCGAAACGCGAAGACGTCACCGGCGAGGTCGAGCGCCGGGTCGTCGCCCAGCTGTTGACGATGATGGACGGCCTCGAGTCCCGTGGCCAGGTCATCGTCATCGCGGCGACCAACCGGGTCGACTCGGTCGACCCAGCACTGCGCCGACCCGGCCGCTTCGACCGCGAGATCGAGATCGGCGTCCCCGACGAGACGGGCCGCGAGGAGATCCTGCAGATCCACACCCGCGGGATGCCCCTCTCCGACGACGTCAGTCTCGGGCATCTGGCCGACGAGACCCACGGCTTCGTCGGTGCCGACATCGAGAGCCTGACCAAAGAGGCTGCGATGAAGGCGCTCCGGCGCTACCTCCCCGAGATCGATCTCGACGAGGAGGACATCCCGCCGAGCCTGATCGACCGGATGATCGTCAAGCGCGAGGACTTCCGGGGCGCGTTGAACGAGGTCGAACCCTCCGCGATGCGGGAAGTCCTGGTCGAACTCCCGAAGATCTCCTGGGAGGACGTCGGCGGCCTCCAGGACGCCAAGGATCAGGTCCAGGAGTCCGTCGAGTGGCCCCTCTCGACGCCCGAACGGTTCGAGCGGCTGGGGATCGATCCGCCGGCCGGCGTCTTGCTGTACGGCCCACCCGGCACGGGGAAGACGCTCATGGCGAAAGCCGTCGCCAACGAGACCAACGCGAACTTCATCTCCGTGCGTGGGCCGCAACTCCTCTCGAAGTGGGTCGGCGAATCGGAGAAGGCCATCCGACAGACCTTCCGCAAGGCCCGCCAGGTTTCCCCGACGGTCATCTTCTTCGACGAACTCGACGCGCTCGCGCCGGGTCGAGGCGGTGAAGTCGGCTCGAACGTCTCCGAACGCGTCGTCAACCAGCTGCTGACCGAACTCGACGGGTTAGAGGAGATGGGCAACGTCATGGTCATCGGCGCGACCAACCGGCCGGACATGATCGACCCCGCACTGCTTCGCTCGGGGCGGTTCGACCGGCTGGTCATGATCGGCGAACCCGACGTCGACGGTCGCGAACGCATCCTCGAGATCCACACCGAGGACACGCCACTGGCCGCCGACGTCACCCTGCGCGAGATCGCCGAGATCACGGACGGTTACGTCGGCAGCGACCTCGAGTCGATCGCCCGCGAGGCGGCCATCGAGGCTCTCCGTGAGGACGAGGACGCGGACATCGTCGAGATGCGCCACTTCCGACAGGCCATGGAGAACGTCCGGCCGACGATCACCGACGACATCCTCGACTACTACGAGCAGATCGAAGAGGAGTTCCAGGGCGGCACGAGCGGCCCCGATCCGACGGGGCGTCGCGGCAGCCGGATCGGCTTCCAATAA
- a CDS encoding AAA family ATPase: MSSSESDDVTLSVRAAEKGDAGRGVARIPEPVRRRLGVLSGDAVVIEGDETTVAKMWPADQSVPDDAIQIDGDTRANAGVHVGETVAVRAKDKSTITDARRVTLAAPSALPERQRRAAEREATEKLRNRPVRAGEQIRIGGVDQQPFSVTDTDPAGDVRITEATTIRIVDTEGRPSGSPRSAGSGQSSRDPTAESTDAAVGDPGSDGDADAPTPSSGVTYEDIGGLDEELELVREMIELPLSEPELFRRLGVEPPSGVLLYGPPGTGKTLIARAVANEVDANFETISGPEIMSKYKGESEERLREVFERAEANAPTIVFFDEIDSIAGQRDDDGDAENRIVGQLLTLMDGLDARGEVIVIGATNRVDTIDPALRRGGRFDREIQIGVPDEEGRREILEVHTRGMPLADDVDVDGIARRTHGFVGADLDAVASEAAMAAIRDRPTDTDERRDWNRNPTVRKAHFDAALASVEPSAMREYVAESPTTDFADVGGLEAAKQTLRESVEWPLTYDRLFEETNTAPPSGVLLYGPPGTGKTLLARALAGETDVNFVRVDGPEIIDRYVGESEKAIREVFERARQSAPSIVFFDEIDAITAARGEGHEVTERVVSQLLTELDGMRENPNLVVLAATNRKDQIDPALLRPGRLDTHVFVGEPDLEAREKILAVHTEGKPLADDVDVSELAAELEGYTGADLEALVRNASMRAIREVADEYGPEAANERASEVVVERRHLETAREETDVS, translated from the coding sequence ATGAGCTCGTCGGAATCGGACGATGTGACGCTGTCCGTTCGCGCTGCTGAGAAAGGGGACGCCGGCCGGGGCGTCGCTCGAATACCGGAGCCCGTGCGGCGACGGCTCGGGGTTCTCAGTGGCGATGCCGTCGTCATCGAGGGCGACGAGACGACCGTCGCCAAGATGTGGCCCGCCGATCAGTCGGTCCCGGACGACGCGATTCAGATCGACGGAGACACTCGTGCGAACGCCGGCGTCCACGTCGGCGAGACGGTTGCGGTCCGGGCCAAAGACAAGTCCACGATCACCGACGCCAGGCGAGTCACGCTGGCCGCGCCGTCGGCACTCCCCGAGCGCCAGCGTCGAGCCGCGGAACGCGAAGCCACGGAGAAGCTCCGCAATCGGCCGGTCCGAGCCGGCGAACAGATCAGAATCGGGGGAGTCGACCAGCAGCCGTTCAGCGTCACCGATACGGACCCCGCCGGCGACGTTCGAATCACCGAAGCGACGACGATCCGGATCGTCGACACCGAGGGCAGGCCGAGTGGCTCCCCACGCTCGGCGGGATCCGGACAATCCAGCCGTGACCCCACCGCCGAGTCGACGGACGCCGCGGTCGGCGACCCCGGTTCCGACGGCGATGCCGACGCTCCGACGCCGAGTTCCGGCGTTACCTACGAAGACATCGGCGGGTTAGACGAGGAACTCGAGCTCGTCCGCGAGATGATCGAGCTCCCGCTGTCGGAGCCCGAGTTGTTCCGTCGACTCGGCGTCGAACCGCCCTCCGGCGTCCTCCTGTATGGCCCGCCGGGCACCGGGAAGACGCTGATCGCCCGCGCCGTCGCCAACGAGGTCGACGCGAACTTCGAGACGATCTCCGGGCCGGAGATCATGTCGAAGTACAAAGGCGAGAGCGAGGAACGGCTCCGCGAAGTGTTCGAGCGCGCCGAGGCGAACGCGCCGACGATCGTCTTCTTCGACGAGATCGACTCGATCGCCGGCCAGCGCGACGACGACGGCGACGCCGAAAACCGGATCGTCGGCCAGCTGTTGACCCTGATGGACGGCCTCGACGCCCGCGGCGAGGTGATCGTCATCGGCGCGACCAACCGCGTCGATACGATCGATCCCGCGCTCCGGCGGGGCGGTCGCTTCGACCGCGAGATCCAGATCGGCGTCCCCGACGAGGAAGGTCGCCGCGAGATCCTCGAGGTCCACACACGGGGCATGCCCCTGGCCGACGACGTCGACGTCGACGGGATCGCGCGGCGGACCCACGGGTTCGTCGGGGCGGACTTAGACGCCGTCGCGAGCGAGGCCGCGATGGCCGCGATCCGCGATCGGCCGACCGACACGGACGAGCGTCGCGACTGGAACCGGAACCCGACGGTACGAAAGGCCCACTTCGACGCCGCGCTCGCGTCCGTCGAACCGTCCGCGATGCGCGAGTACGTCGCCGAATCGCCGACCACCGACTTCGCGGACGTCGGCGGCCTCGAGGCGGCGAAACAGACGCTCCGCGAGTCGGTCGAGTGGCCACTGACCTACGATCGACTCTTCGAGGAGACGAACACCGCCCCACCGTCGGGCGTCCTGTTGTACGGCCCACCGGGCACCGGGAAGACGCTGCTCGCTCGCGCGCTGGCGGGTGAAACCGACGTCAACTTCGTCCGCGTCGATGGCCCCGAAATCATCGACCGGTACGTCGGCGAATCGGAGAAGGCGATCCGTGAGGTGTTCGAACGCGCTCGCCAGTCGGCCCCGTCGATCGTCTTCTTCGACGAGATCGACGCGATCACGGCCGCCCGCGGCGAGGGCCACGAGGTCACCGAGCGCGTCGTCTCACAGCTGTTGACCGAACTCGACGGGATGAGGGAGAACCCCAACCTCGTGGTGCTGGCCGCGACCAACCGCAAGGACCAGATCGACCCGGCACTGCTTCGACCCGGCCGACTCGACACGCACGTCTTCGTCGGCGAACCCGACCTGGAAGCTCGAGAGAAGATCCTCGCGGTCCACACGGAGGGCAAACCGCTGGCCGACGACGTCGACGTCTCCGAACTCGCCGCCGAACTCGAGGGGTACACCGGTGCCGACCTCGAGGCGCTGGTCAGGAACGCCTCGATGCGGGCGATCCGCGAGGTCGCCGACGAGTACGGTCCCGAAGCGGCGAACGAGCGAGCCTCCGAGGTCGTCGTCGAACGCCGCCATCTCGAGACTGCTCGCGAGGAGACGGACGTCTCGTAA
- a CDS encoding helix-turn-helix domain-containing protein: MGLIAEFQLNSSDLPLTDAVAAVPDITLYIERILVVDPDRPIVLCRAVEASDDFAEALAHDPTVDAYTMLDAREGGDMYRIRLRDPPLPIYRKYVELGTTPLGGIVTVDGWWGRARFPDREALAEYRRFCTDRGATFKLERLTRESSTDDPPFGLTREQHQALLVAREEGYFAVPREASTEDVGDRLGISAPSASERLRRGIDRLLESAL, from the coding sequence ATGGGCCTGATCGCGGAGTTCCAACTCAATTCGTCGGATCTGCCGTTGACGGACGCAGTCGCGGCCGTTCCGGACATCACGCTCTATATCGAACGGATCCTCGTCGTCGACCCCGACCGACCGATCGTCCTCTGTCGGGCTGTCGAGGCGAGCGACGACTTTGCCGAGGCGCTTGCGCACGATCCGACGGTCGACGCGTACACGATGCTCGACGCGCGGGAGGGCGGTGACATGTATCGAATCAGGTTACGGGATCCCCCGCTTCCGATCTACCGGAAGTACGTCGAACTGGGGACCACGCCGCTGGGGGGGATCGTGACCGTCGACGGCTGGTGGGGGCGAGCACGGTTCCCCGACAGGGAAGCACTCGCGGAGTACCGGCGCTTCTGTACGGACCGTGGTGCAACCTTCAAGCTCGAGCGACTCACCCGAGAGTCGTCGACGGACGACCCACCGTTTGGCCTCACTCGGGAACAACACCAGGCGCTGCTCGTCGCCCGCGAGGAGGGGTACTTCGCGGTCCCGCGCGAGGCGTCGACCGAGGACGTCGGCGATCGGCTGGGGATCTCGGCACCGTCGGCCTCCGAGCGACTGCGCCGAGGTATCGATCGGCTCCTCGAGAGCGCGCTGTGA
- a CDS encoding ribonucleotide-diphosphate reductase subunit beta: protein MASSEDPAMQLSTGTRSHNYYRNAVEKHWDPHEIDLEADLEGAAELPEPAFVGLKQSLALFGAGEESVTEDLAPLAVVLEDIGDQMFLTTQLYEESKHTDFFDRYWREVIHTEEERRGQELSSPTDEKWFNEPYDELFERNERAMARLLEDDTPENRARAHCHYHLTIEGILAQTGYYGLTLAYGENEPELPDLPGLVEGLKLVRSDEGRHVGFGMAKLKSLVSEGAVEPDLLRETVDELVPLVQESLAGDDGASSESGPGPSPADLADYAYTKHEQRMQQITSASEKIPDVDELTELEA, encoded by the coding sequence ATGGCCAGCAGCGAAGATCCCGCGATGCAACTCAGTACGGGCACTCGATCGCACAACTACTACCGAAACGCCGTCGAGAAACACTGGGACCCCCACGAGATCGATCTCGAGGCCGACCTCGAGGGGGCCGCCGAACTCCCCGAACCGGCGTTTGTCGGACTCAAACAGTCCCTCGCGCTGTTCGGAGCGGGCGAGGAGTCGGTGACCGAAGACCTCGCGCCGCTGGCGGTCGTCCTCGAGGACATCGGCGACCAGATGTTCCTCACCACGCAACTCTACGAGGAGTCCAAACACACGGACTTCTTCGATCGCTACTGGCGCGAAGTGATCCACACCGAAGAGGAGCGCCGCGGGCAGGAACTCTCGTCGCCGACCGACGAGAAGTGGTTCAACGAGCCCTACGACGAACTGTTCGAGCGCAACGAGCGGGCCATGGCTCGACTCCTCGAGGACGATACGCCCGAAAACCGTGCGAGGGCCCACTGTCACTACCACCTGACGATCGAAGGGATTCTGGCCCAGACCGGCTACTACGGACTCACCCTCGCGTACGGCGAGAACGAGCCCGAACTGCCGGACCTGCCGGGACTCGTCGAGGGACTCAAACTGGTCCGCAGCGACGAGGGTCGCCACGTCGGCTTCGGGATGGCGAAACTCAAGTCGCTCGTGAGCGAGGGCGCGGTCGAACCCGACCTCCTCCGAGAGACGGTCGACGAACTGGTGCCGCTGGTTCAGGAGAGTCTGGCGGGCGACGACGGAGCGAGTTCCGAATCGGGTCCCGGCCCGAGTCCCGCCGATCTGGCCGACTACGCGTACACGAAACACGAACAACGGATGCAACAGATCACCTCCGCGAGCGAGAAGATCCCGGACGTCGACGAACTGACCGAACTCGAGGCCTGA
- a CDS encoding DUF7128 family protein — protein sequence MVVQTERDDTTWYECETCGLLFDEKSDATEHEKRCDESDPSYIQ from the coding sequence ATGGTCGTCCAGACAGAGCGCGACGACACCACCTGGTACGAGTGTGAAACCTGTGGCCTGCTGTTCGACGAGAAGTCGGACGCGACGGAACACGAGAAGCGCTGCGACGAGAGCGATCCGTCCTACATCCAGTAA
- a CDS encoding DUF7508 domain-containing protein — MPLQKPWRDLERETVAAAPDRPGVYELGDDSGTVLAVDHGVLRDELKTALAYGDGDRVRWTETHTLDGAGELTAEHRERLE; from the coding sequence ATGCCGTTGCAAAAACCCTGGCGCGACCTCGAGCGGGAGACGGTCGCCGCCGCGCCGGATCGACCCGGCGTCTACGAACTCGGCGACGATTCGGGAACGGTGCTGGCGGTCGACCACGGCGTCCTCCGAGACGAACTCAAGACCGCGCTGGCCTACGGCGACGGCGACCGCGTCCGCTGGACGGAGACCCACACGCTCGATGGGGCCGGCGAACTCACAGCCGAGCACCGCGAACGCCTCGAGTAG
- a CDS encoding DUF5796 family protein, with amino-acid sequence MSARNNVPPSTIGVDLVDGGVVVEYHDGREVFYHGPPEPVEGPLTTPPGKEVHVLVTDPDGVEGVMTYINDRNTHDDILETTGVGRVMLERDDEEELFPGVTVATEAYSVRVEADLSVVDGRVFVFAEDEMSEHAYELVESAD; translated from the coding sequence ATGAGCGCACGCAACAACGTCCCCCCCAGTACGATCGGCGTCGACCTCGTCGACGGTGGCGTGGTCGTCGAGTACCACGACGGTCGAGAGGTGTTCTACCACGGCCCCCCCGAGCCCGTCGAGGGGCCGCTGACGACCCCGCCGGGGAAGGAGGTCCACGTCCTCGTCACCGACCCCGACGGCGTCGAGGGTGTCATGACGTACATTAACGACCGCAACACCCACGACGACATCCTCGAGACCACGGGGGTCGGCCGCGTGATGCTCGAGCGCGACGACGAGGAAGAGCTGTTCCCCGGCGTCACCGTCGCGACGGAGGCCTACTCGGTCCGCGTCGAGGCGGATCTCTCGGTCGTCGACGGCCGCGTGTTCGTCTTCGCCGAGGACGAGATGAGCGAACACGCCTACGAACTCGTCGAGAGCGCCGACTGA